One stretch of Thermanaerosceptrum fracticalcis DNA includes these proteins:
- a CDS encoding ABC transporter ATP-binding protein, which yields MSYISMEGITKTFGRVVANNNVNLEVKFGEIHALLGENGAGKSTLVNMLSGIYTPDSGSIFIRGKEVRFSSPRDSIAAGIGMIHQHFKLVEVFTAKENIILGQRIGLFLNEKGLTARIKELAARYELEVDPEKKVYEMSVGEKQTLEILKVLYRGANILILDEPTAVLTPQETEKLFVIMRKMKDEGCAVIFITHKLNEVMAVADRITVLRKGETVKTVEKGATSAQELTELMVGRPVDLRIKRLETEKGRKVLEVKDLRVLNEEGVEVLRGLNFDLFAGEILGVAGIAGSGQRELCEAIAGLYPVKSGEILFDGDNLVGKTPREIITKGISMSFIPEDRLGMGLVASMNMVDNLILKQYQNQKGIFIDRKPAVAKAKEIIKKLDIQTPGIDHPIRQLSGGNIQKVLLGRELDSNPTLLITAYPVRGLDINASHTIYDLLNEEKKKGVAVLFIGEDLDVLLELCDRIMVLSRGEITGILDAAKTTKERLGLLMLGERNGKLEGAEVV from the coding sequence ATGTCCTATATATCTATGGAAGGGATTACCAAAACCTTCGGTAGAGTCGTAGCCAATAATAATGTGAACTTAGAGGTGAAATTCGGCGAAATTCACGCACTCCTGGGCGAGAACGGCGCCGGTAAAAGCACTCTTGTCAACATGCTGTCGGGGATTTATACCCCCGACAGCGGTTCTATTTTTATTCGCGGCAAAGAAGTGAGATTTTCTTCTCCCCGGGACTCTATCGCTGCCGGTATCGGCATGATTCACCAGCACTTTAAACTGGTGGAAGTTTTCACGGCTAAGGAAAATATTATTTTAGGCCAGAGGATAGGCCTCTTTTTAAATGAGAAAGGTCTTACGGCCAGGATTAAAGAACTGGCAGCCAGGTATGAACTGGAGGTAGATCCCGAGAAAAAAGTTTACGAGATGTCTGTGGGGGAAAAACAGACCCTGGAAATTCTTAAAGTTCTCTACCGGGGTGCCAATATTCTTATCCTGGACGAACCTACAGCTGTCTTAACACCCCAAGAAACAGAAAAATTATTTGTGATCATGCGAAAAATGAAGGATGAGGGCTGTGCCGTCATCTTTATTACCCATAAATTGAATGAAGTAATGGCCGTAGCCGACAGAATAACGGTTCTGCGTAAAGGGGAGACGGTAAAAACCGTGGAGAAAGGGGCCACCAGCGCTCAAGAATTAACGGAGTTAATGGTGGGCCGTCCCGTGGACTTAAGGATAAAAAGGCTTGAGACGGAAAAAGGCAGGAAGGTCCTGGAGGTTAAAGACCTGAGAGTTCTTAACGAAGAAGGCGTGGAGGTCTTAAGGGGACTTAATTTTGACCTTTTCGCCGGGGAAATATTGGGTGTGGCCGGCATTGCCGGCAGCGGCCAGCGGGAACTCTGTGAAGCCATAGCCGGGCTTTACCCTGTGAAAAGCGGGGAGATACTCTTTGACGGGGATAATCTGGTAGGTAAGACACCCCGGGAGATTATTACCAAAGGGATCAGCATGAGCTTTATTCCCGAAGACCGTCTGGGCATGGGACTGGTGGCCTCTATGAATATGGTGGATAATCTGATTTTAAAGCAGTATCAAAATCAAAAAGGGATCTTTATTGATAGGAAGCCTGCCGTGGCCAAGGCCAAAGAAATTATCAAAAAACTGGATATTCAAACCCCGGGTATCGATCATCCCATTAGACAATTATCAGGGGGCAATATTCAAAAAGTCTTATTAGGCCGGGAACTGGATTCCAATCCTACCCTTTTGATTACCGCCTATCCGGTCCGGGGTCTGGATATTAATGCCAGCCATACTATATATGATTTGCTCAACGAGGAAAAGAAAAAAGGAGTAGCCGTTTTATTCATTGGTGAAGATTTGGACGTGCTTTTGGAACTCTGTGATCGGATTATGGTTTTGTCCCGGGGAGAAATCACCGGTATACTGGATGCCGCCAAGACCACTAAGGAAAGACTCGGGTTATTGATGTTGGGAGAAAGAAACGGGAAACTGGAGGGTGCCGAAGTTGTTTAG
- a CDS encoding radical SAM protein yields MRYEGMVYRPPSEAYSFILQATIGCPHNKCAFCNLYKEKRFRIRSVQELKEDIDEGKKYYGEGVRSLFLADGNSILMRTDQLAEIIAYAYKVFPRLERVTTYGSSQYIDKKTEAEMRTLREAGLTRIHTGMETGYDPLLVEIKKGTSVEQQIRVGLKVRQAGIELSEYIMVGLGGYKWTKEHALESARVLNAINPDFIRLRTFVPTQGSILAEKYCAGEFKLLEPHDALKEIRLLVENLNVESFLASDHYLNFWDVSGELPQEKEKILREIDYAMTLPRHRFRGLGMMESM; encoded by the coding sequence ATGAGATATGAAGGCATGGTCTACCGGCCGCCCAGTGAAGCGTATAGTTTTATTTTGCAGGCCACCATCGGCTGTCCTCATAACAAATGTGCTTTTTGTAATCTATACAAGGAAAAAAGGTTCAGAATCAGAAGCGTTCAAGAATTAAAAGAGGATATAGACGAAGGAAAAAAATACTATGGCGAGGGAGTAAGATCTCTCTTTTTGGCTGATGGCAACTCCATCCTCATGAGAACGGACCAGCTGGCAGAAATAATTGCCTATGCCTATAAGGTCTTTCCCCGCCTGGAGCGGGTTACCACCTACGGGTCATCCCAGTATATCGACAAAAAGACTGAAGCTGAAATGAGGACTTTGCGGGAGGCGGGATTAACCCGCATTCATACGGGAATGGAAACCGGCTATGATCCTTTGCTGGTGGAAATAAAAAAAGGGACATCGGTAGAGCAGCAAATCAGGGTGGGGTTAAAAGTTCGCCAGGCAGGGATCGAATTAAGTGAGTACATCATGGTAGGCCTGGGTGGGTATAAATGGACTAAGGAGCACGCCTTGGAGAGCGCCCGGGTGCTTAATGCCATCAACCCGGATTTTATCAGGCTGCGAACATTTGTCCCTACTCAGGGTTCTATCCTGGCCGAAAAGTACTGTGCCGGGGAGTTTAAGCTGCTGGAACCCCATGATGCCCTAAAGGAAATCAGATTACTGGTAGAAAATCTAAATGTTGAAAGCTTTCTGGCCAGCGACCATTACTTGAATTTCTGGGACGTCAGCGGAGAGCTGCCCCAGGAAAAAGAGAAAATCTTGCGCGAGATTGATTATGCTATGACACTGCCGCGCCACAGATTCCGAGGTTTGGGCATGATGGAATCAATGTGA
- a CDS encoding TetR/AcrR family transcriptional regulator, which yields MELAIEEFAAKPYSKASLSSIVARAGIAKGSMYQYFENKKDLYTYILELAAQEKMIFIQSQGINPSTDFFTLFEQVLMAGARFTLTHPHLGRIMANAMEPSGEEVLNEVYARMKELFLDFIRGLLINAHEQGSVRKDINSELMAYLINAMMTGLSEYFLEKAGLILKGFLNDTQGMQKITEEEFQRIIKDVIRLLRNGLKGENAYD from the coding sequence ATGGAGCTGGCCATTGAAGAGTTTGCTGCTAAACCGTATAGCAAGGCTTCCCTATCAAGTATTGTGGCCAGGGCCGGTATCGCCAAGGGCAGTATGTACCAGTATTTTGAGAATAAAAAGGATTTATATACTTATATACTGGAACTGGCGGCCCAGGAGAAGATGATTTTTATTCAAAGCCAGGGTATTAACCCCAGTACCGATTTTTTTACTTTATTTGAGCAGGTTTTAATGGCGGGTGCCCGTTTTACTCTGACCCATCCCCACCTGGGGAGAATTATGGCTAATGCCATGGAGCCTTCAGGGGAGGAAGTTCTAAATGAAGTTTATGCCAGAATGAAGGAACTGTTCCTTGACTTTATAAGGGGGTTGTTAATTAATGCCCATGAACAGGGAAGTGTGCGCAAAGATATAAACTCTGAACTGATGGCCTACTTAATAAATGCAATGATGACGGGGTTGTCGGAATATTTCCTGGAAAAGGCTGGTTTGATCTTGAAGGGATTCTTGAACGATACCCAGGGAATGCAAAAAATTACAGAGGAAGAATTCCAAAGGATTATTAAGGATGTAATCAGGCTCTTAAGAAATGGGCTGAAAGGAGAAAACGCATATGATTGA
- a CDS encoding Uma2 family endonuclease, protein MGKMALQKDSHYTYADYLNGPEDERWEIIDGRAYAMVPPSPTHQAVLRQLTLKIGNYLEDKTCELYFAPFAVRFPEKNERDEDITTVVEPDLLVICDNSKIDEKGLKGAPDFIIEILSPSTAGYDMIQKRRLYERHGVREYWLVDPTNRTVMVYALKEKNKYGEPEIYGSEDEIKVHLFDDLVLNMKEVFGPARKEP, encoded by the coding sequence ATGGGTAAGATGGCTCTTCAAAAAGACAGCCACTACACGTATGCCGACTACTTAAATGGGCCGGAAGATGAACGGTGGGAAATTATAGACGGCAGAGCTTATGCTATGGTTCCTCCCTCGCCCACCCATCAGGCAGTGTTGAGACAGCTGACTTTAAAAATAGGTAACTACCTGGAAGATAAAACGTGCGAGTTATATTTTGCTCCCTTTGCCGTCCGCTTTCCCGAAAAAAATGAACGTGACGAAGACATTACAACGGTTGTGGAACCTGACCTTTTAGTAATATGTGATAATTCAAAAATTGATGAGAAAGGTTTAAAGGGGGCTCCAGATTTTATTATTGAAATACTTTCACCTTCCACCGCCGGTTATGACATGATACAAAAACGCAGGCTGTATGAACGCCACGGCGTTCGTGAATATTGGCTGGTAGACCCTACGAATCGAACTGTCATGGTATATGCTCTGAAAGAGAAGAACAAATATGGTGAACCGGAAATTTATGGGTCAGAAGATGAGATTAAAGTTCATCTTTTCGACGACTTGGTGCTTAACATGAAAGAGGTTTTCGGACCTGCTAGAAAGGAGCCTTGA
- a CDS encoding ABC transporter permease, producing the protein MFRMIKRSEVTKLESLTIRLAAIILALLTSSLLILALNLEPLLVYKAMLKGAFGTAYRFRETVIKAVPLIITSLGIAIAFRMQFWNIGGEGQIAMGAFFASFVALKNPDLSQPVLLTLMALAGIIGGGLWALIPAFLKAQWGTNETIITLMMNYIALKWITYLQYGPWKDPKALGFPKIPNFSDNGILPKVLGVHMGWIIALILIVLVYIFMNHTKKGYEIAVLGESENTARYAGINIKKTIIIAILFSGGLCGLTGMIQASAVSNTLSVEVSGGVGYTAIITTWLAFLKAPVILLVSVLFAVLLQGGSFIQTAFGIPQAAAQLLQGMILFFVLGSEFFVRYKIVFKNPFTRTAGKEVGA; encoded by the coding sequence TTGTTTAGAATGATCAAAAGAAGCGAAGTCACCAAGCTGGAAAGCCTCACCATCAGGCTCGCGGCTATCATCCTGGCCCTTTTGACCTCAAGCCTGCTTATCCTGGCTCTAAATTTGGAGCCTCTTCTGGTATATAAAGCCATGCTCAAGGGCGCCTTTGGTACGGCTTACCGTTTCAGAGAAACGGTCATTAAGGCCGTTCCCTTAATCATAACCTCCCTGGGTATTGCCATTGCCTTTCGAATGCAATTCTGGAATATCGGGGGCGAAGGGCAGATTGCCATGGGTGCTTTCTTTGCCAGTTTTGTAGCGCTGAAAAACCCTGATCTTTCCCAGCCGGTCTTATTAACCTTAATGGCCCTGGCCGGTATCATCGGCGGGGGTTTGTGGGCCCTTATCCCTGCCTTTTTGAAGGCCCAGTGGGGTACCAACGAGACCATTATTACCTTGATGATGAATTATATCGCTCTCAAATGGATTACCTACCTGCAGTATGGGCCCTGGAAAGACCCTAAGGCCCTGGGCTTTCCCAAGATACCCAATTTCTCGGATAATGGCATCCTGCCTAAAGTTCTGGGGGTTCATATGGGCTGGATCATTGCTTTAATCTTAATTGTCCTTGTTTACATTTTTATGAACCATACCAAGAAAGGCTATGAGATCGCCGTTTTAGGGGAAAGTGAAAATACCGCCCGTTATGCGGGGATCAATATAAAAAAGACCATTATCATTGCTATCCTCTTCAGCGGGGGGCTCTGCGGCCTCACCGGGATGATCCAGGCCTCTGCCGTCAGCAATACCTTATCGGTAGAAGTTTCAGGGGGTGTGGGGTATACGGCCATCATTACCACCTGGCTTGCTTTTTTAAAGGCTCCTGTTATCCTCCTGGTCTCCGTCTTGTTTGCCGTCCTTCTCCAGGGAGGCTCCTTTATCCAGACAGCCTTCGGCATCCCCCAGGCTGCCGCCCAGCTTCTCCAGGGCATGATTCTCTTTTTTGTCCTGGGCAGCGAGTTTTTTGTACGCTATAAAATTGTCTTCAAAAACCCCTTCACCAGGACTGCCGGAAAGGAGGTTGGCGCCTGA
- a CDS encoding ABC transporter ATP-binding protein: MIEVINLSHTYPGAGRPAVKDISFTIPKGEIFGFLGPSGAGKSTVQNLLIKLLPLQKGEIKYNGKGLKDLGRDFFNRIGVSFEHPNLYLKLTGLENLKYFAGLFQGETEDPVKLLERVGLGEAKDKAAAEYSKGMKQRLVFARALLNKPEILFLDEPTSGLDPATAESIKEIIKERQRAGTTIFLTTHNMYLADDLCHKVAFLNNGEILALDIPRNLKMKYGNKSVKIEYRSNGHLQGELLFPENEKDRARIGELLASGQIETIHSQEATLEQIFIKLTGRGLV; this comes from the coding sequence ATGATTGAAGTTATAAACCTCTCCCATACTTATCCGGGGGCGGGAAGGCCTGCAGTGAAAGATATTTCTTTCACCATTCCTAAAGGGGAGATTTTTGGGTTTCTTGGTCCCAGCGGCGCTGGGAAAAGTACTGTGCAAAATTTGCTCATTAAACTGCTGCCCTTGCAAAAAGGAGAAATCAAATACAACGGCAAGGGTCTCAAAGATTTGGGAAGGGATTTTTTTAATAGAATAGGGGTTTCCTTTGAGCATCCCAATTTGTATTTAAAGCTTACCGGCCTGGAGAACCTCAAGTACTTCGCCGGCCTTTTCCAAGGGGAGACGGAAGATCCCGTCAAACTCCTGGAGAGGGTAGGTTTGGGAGAAGCCAAAGACAAGGCAGCAGCGGAATATTCCAAAGGAATGAAGCAGCGTTTGGTTTTTGCCCGGGCCCTTTTGAACAAACCGGAAATACTTTTTCTGGATGAACCCACATCAGGTCTGGATCCTGCCACAGCCGAGAGTATTAAAGAAATCATTAAGGAAAGGCAAAGAGCGGGAACCACTATTTTTTTAACCACCCATAATATGTACCTGGCCGATGACCTCTGCCATAAAGTGGCTTTTCTCAATAACGGGGAAATTCTGGCCTTGGACATTCCCCGCAATCTCAAAATGAAGTATGGCAATAAGAGTGTGAAAATAGAGTATCGTAGCAATGGTCACTTGCAAGGAGAACTGTTATTCCCCGAGAATGAGAAAGACCGTGCCAGGATTGGGGAGCTGTTGGCCTCCGGGCAAATAGAGACTATTCATTCCCAGGAAGCTACCCTGGAGCAGATCTTTATCAAATTGACAGGGAGGGGGCTGGTATAG
- a CDS encoding ABC transporter permease produces the protein MDTVISFLAAAVVAGTPLLFATLGEILTEKAGNLNLGVEGMMLMGAVMGFQVGLATANSLLAMGAAMLAGAAGALIFALLTITLRANQVVSGLSLTIFGTGFSGFMGKKLVGEIAPDSIKAFFKPYAVPGLGDIPVIGPIFFHQDPFVYLGYLTAILMGIYLYRTRIGLNLRAVGENPGAADAASINITLYKYVHVLLGGALCGLGGAYLSLVYVPAWQDYVTAGRGWIAVALVIFASWNPYKAILGSYLFGGLDIIGFRIQGSSFHISQYLIDMLPYLVTIIVLVAVSMKKSRENAPPKSLGLPYFREER, from the coding sequence ATGGATACAGTGATATCCTTTCTTGCCGCAGCAGTAGTGGCGGGTACCCCCCTGCTTTTTGCCACTTTAGGAGAGATTCTTACGGAAAAGGCGGGCAACCTGAACCTGGGTGTGGAAGGTATGATGCTGATGGGAGCCGTCATGGGGTTTCAGGTAGGCCTTGCTACCGCCAATTCCCTCCTGGCCATGGGGGCGGCGATGCTGGCCGGGGCGGCGGGGGCTTTGATTTTTGCCCTGCTCACCATTACTCTGAGAGCTAACCAGGTTGTTTCCGGTTTGTCGTTAACCATTTTTGGCACCGGCTTTTCCGGTTTTATGGGCAAGAAACTGGTGGGAGAAATTGCTCCAGATTCTATTAAAGCCTTTTTTAAGCCCTATGCTGTGCCGGGCTTAGGGGATATACCCGTTATCGGGCCAATTTTCTTTCACCAGGATCCTTTTGTATACCTGGGTTATCTTACCGCAATCCTGATGGGCATCTATTTATACAGGACACGTATAGGCCTTAACTTGCGGGCCGTAGGTGAAAATCCCGGCGCTGCCGATGCCGCCAGTATTAACATTACTTTATACAAATATGTCCATGTCCTCCTGGGCGGTGCCCTCTGCGGTCTGGGCGGAGCCTATCTTTCCCTGGTCTATGTTCCTGCCTGGCAGGATTACGTTACCGCAGGCCGGGGCTGGATTGCCGTAGCCCTGGTTATTTTTGCTTCCTGGAATCCTTATAAAGCCATTCTCGGGTCTTATCTTTTCGGTGGACTGGATATTATCGGCTTTCGAATCCAGGGTTCCAGCTTCCATATTTCCCAGTATCTCATTGATATGCTTCCTTATCTCGTGACCATCATTGTTCTGGTGGCAGTATCCATGAAAAAATCCCGGGAGAATGCGCCGCCCAAGTCCCTGGGTCTGCCCTACTTCAGAGAAGAGAGATAA
- a CDS encoding ABC transporter permease encodes MQRILSVILKDMHVSRKDNLITYMIIIPLVMVLLISLYLPLLENIELTFAFSRDVPAELVNKFKDYGQVALYEDKHKVIERVMALDDVPGITVRGKGYEVILEGNEASYVQELPGILLNYLVHGKPVTQLEIENLGVPVSPARAYLAAFFVLGMVLIAGLVVGFTIIEEKESRVLKAYAVTPLSIREYFLGKGFFAVGLSFALSFLSAFILLGNQATYGPLFWIVLMAIPVGLLAGFIIGTYADSQLGAVALLKGLFFFLMAVPLGSFFVDKEWQVLFYPFFNYWVVKALLAVFLKEGDVYFFYGVVTLLTTIPLLFFVLRQMRRRLSL; translated from the coding sequence GTGCAAAGAATTTTAAGTGTGATTTTAAAAGATATGCATGTCTCACGCAAAGACAATCTAATCACATATATGATAATTATTCCTTTAGTCATGGTGCTTCTCATCAGCCTTTATTTGCCTCTGCTGGAAAATATAGAACTCACCTTCGCCTTCAGCCGGGATGTACCGGCAGAATTAGTGAATAAATTTAAAGATTACGGTCAGGTAGCCCTTTATGAAGATAAGCATAAGGTTATTGAACGGGTAATGGCCTTGGATGATGTGCCGGGGATAACAGTGCGTGGCAAGGGTTATGAAGTAATACTGGAGGGAAACGAGGCCAGTTATGTCCAGGAACTGCCGGGGATCCTTTTGAATTATCTTGTCCACGGCAAGCCTGTGACCCAGCTTGAAATAGAAAACCTTGGCGTTCCTGTTTCTCCCGCCCGTGCCTATTTGGCCGCCTTTTTTGTCCTGGGCATGGTGTTGATTGCGGGATTGGTGGTAGGCTTTACGATTATAGAAGAGAAGGAGAGCCGGGTCTTAAAGGCGTATGCTGTGACCCCGTTGAGCATCAGGGAATATTTCCTGGGAAAAGGTTTTTTTGCTGTGGGGTTGTCTTTTGCTTTATCTTTCCTTTCCGCCTTCATTTTGTTGGGAAATCAGGCCACCTACGGTCCTTTGTTCTGGATTGTGCTGATGGCCATACCGGTAGGTTTGCTGGCGGGGTTTATCATAGGGACATACGCTGACAGCCAGCTAGGAGCAGTGGCTCTCCTCAAGGGCTTGTTCTTCTTTCTGATGGCTGTGCCATTGGGTAGTTTCTTTGTGGATAAAGAATGGCAAGTTTTATTTTACCCCTTCTTCAACTACTGGGTGGTCAAGGCTTTGCTGGCAGTGTTTTTAAAAGAGGGTGATGTTTACTTCTTCTATGGGGTTGTGACGCTCCTTACCACTATTCCTCTTCTTTTCTTCGTTTTACGCCAGATGCGGCGGCGTTTAAGTCTTTAA
- a CDS encoding ABC transporter permease, producing the protein MAKGLLSLLALDAKLLWRNKYVHITLALAVTLVILIKFVVPGELKVGTVEYFFDDTEGRIFHPSLKEHVPAERIKASEEELRRTVRENSSSVGIILRGARENPRAVIIRQGHEPDTAINLLAVSLDEYWRKEGGLAREDVAVTTYLRPQAAKIEFNRFLLPVFVAMDVVFLGFVFAAVMIFQEKNEGSLRAYRVSPGDSLEFILSKVLVNSALALAYGLFLVGLVQGSQARYLELALLLVIAGSMMSLLGMFLGVFFSNLSSFIYPLFVVSTILGLPLASYFFPAFNLPFFQYIPTYHILFGLREILFPTGRPDLVWSELGKLCLPLAVFALCCYLAVERRLMREVK; encoded by the coding sequence ATGGCAAAGGGGCTTTTAAGCCTTTTGGCCCTTGACGCCAAATTACTATGGAGAAACAAGTACGTTCATATAACGCTGGCATTGGCCGTTACCCTTGTTATTCTTATAAAATTTGTGGTCCCTGGTGAGCTGAAGGTAGGTACGGTAGAGTATTTTTTTGATGATACTGAAGGCAGGATTTTCCACCCCAGTCTCAAGGAGCATGTTCCTGCGGAAAGAATCAAAGCTTCCGAGGAAGAATTACGCCGTACTGTGAGGGAGAATTCCTCCAGTGTGGGTATTATCTTAAGAGGGGCGCGGGAAAATCCCCGGGCCGTCATTATCAGGCAGGGCCACGAGCCAGACACGGCCATAAATTTGCTGGCCGTATCCCTGGATGAATACTGGCGTAAAGAAGGGGGGCTGGCCCGGGAAGATGTTGCGGTTACTACTTATTTGCGGCCCCAGGCGGCCAAGATTGAGTTTAACCGGTTTCTGCTCCCTGTTTTTGTGGCTATGGATGTTGTTTTTTTAGGCTTTGTCTTTGCTGCAGTCATGATTTTCCAGGAGAAAAATGAGGGCAGTTTAAGAGCCTACCGTGTTAGTCCGGGAGATTCCCTGGAATTCATTCTTTCCAAGGTCTTGGTGAATTCGGCTCTGGCTTTGGCGTACGGGCTTTTTCTGGTAGGTTTGGTGCAAGGGAGCCAGGCCAGGTACCTGGAACTAGCGTTGCTGCTTGTCATTGCCGGAAGCATGATGAGTTTGTTGGGCATGTTCCTGGGGGTCTTTTTTTCCAACCTGTCGAGTTTTATTTATCCCCTTTTCGTCGTCTCCACTATCCTGGGGCTCCCTTTGGCTTCCTATTTTTTTCCGGCCTTTAACCTTCCTTTTTTTCAATACATTCCCACCTATCATATCCTGTTTGGCTTGCGGGAGATTTTGTTCCCCACCGGAAGACCTGATTTGGTCTGGAGTGAGCTTGGGAAGCTTTGTCTGCCCTTGGCGGTTTTTGCCTTATGCTGTTATCTGGCCGTGGAAAGACGCTTAATGCGGGAGGTGAAATAG
- a CDS encoding xanthine phosphoribosyltransferase, with the protein MELLKRKILECGKIIDGRILKVDSFLNHQMDVALFNEIGKEFKARFQDVEVSKILTLEASGIGIACITAQYFKVPVLFAKKHESSNMDQETYQSEVYSYTRDKLYKIRVARKFLHPADKILIIDDFLANGKAVAGLIHIVQQAGAQVAGVGIVIEKGFQKGREVVEKKGIRVESLAIIESMSSEGIVFK; encoded by the coding sequence ATGGAGTTGTTAAAAAGGAAAATCTTAGAGTGCGGCAAAATCATAGACGGCCGTATCCTTAAAGTAGACAGTTTTCTCAACCATCAGATGGATGTAGCCCTCTTTAATGAAATAGGGAAAGAGTTTAAGGCGCGCTTTCAAGATGTAGAAGTAAGCAAGATCCTCACGCTGGAAGCATCAGGCATTGGGATTGCCTGTATTACTGCCCAGTATTTTAAAGTGCCTGTTCTCTTTGCCAAAAAACATGAATCCAGCAACATGGACCAGGAAACTTACCAGAGCGAGGTTTATTCCTATACAAGGGACAAGCTGTATAAGATCCGGGTGGCCAGGAAATTTCTCCATCCTGCCGACAAAATTCTGATCATCGATGATTTTCTGGCTAACGGTAAGGCTGTAGCCGGTTTAATCCATATTGTACAGCAAGCGGGAGCCCAGGTAGCGGGTGTGGGTATTGTCATTGAAAAAGGTTTTCAAAAGGGCCGCGAGGTAGTGGAAAAAAAGGGTATCCGGGTAGAATCCCTGGCCATCATCGAATCTATGAGCAGTGAGGGAATTGTGTTTAAATAG
- a CDS encoding BMP family ABC transporter substrate-binding protein translates to MKKTLSLLLVIVMIMAVVLTGCGQSKPAPAPAPAPAPAPEKKPEIKVGFIYVGPIGDGGWTYAHNEGRKYLEEKLKVKTIYKESVPEGPEVEKVINDMIDQGANVIIGTSFGFMDYMEKVSKNHPNVKFLHCSGYKMTENMGNYFGRMYEARYLSGIVAGMKTKTNHIGYVAAFNIPEVVRGINAFTLGVRSVNPKAVVSVKWTNTWYDPAKEKEAAKALLAEGADVIAQHQDTAGPQQAAEEAGKWSIGYNTDMKDKAPKAYMTAPVWNWGPYYVAQVKAIMDGTWKPTSYWEGMKDGIVDLAPLTDNAPKGAKEAVEKAKADILSGKLHVFAGPIKDQSGAVKVPAGKTMTDQEMLSFDWFVEGVKGKVK, encoded by the coding sequence ATGAAAAAGACACTTAGTTTACTCTTGGTTATCGTCATGATTATGGCGGTAGTACTCACCGGCTGCGGCCAAAGCAAGCCGGCGCCTGCACCGGCTCCTGCTCCGGCTCCGGCACCTGAAAAGAAACCCGAAATCAAAGTGGGTTTTATCTACGTAGGACCTATTGGTGACGGCGGCTGGACATATGCCCATAACGAAGGCAGAAAATATCTGGAAGAAAAATTAAAAGTAAAGACTATTTACAAAGAATCCGTGCCTGAAGGACCTGAAGTAGAGAAAGTGATCAATGATATGATCGACCAGGGCGCCAATGTGATTATCGGCACCAGCTTTGGTTTTATGGACTACATGGAAAAAGTCTCTAAGAATCATCCCAACGTTAAGTTTCTACACTGCTCCGGCTACAAAATGACAGAAAACATGGGCAACTATTTCGGCAGAATGTATGAAGCAAGATACCTTTCCGGCATCGTCGCCGGCATGAAGACAAAAACCAATCACATTGGTTATGTAGCCGCTTTTAATATTCCCGAGGTTGTGAGGGGCATTAACGCCTTTACCCTGGGTGTCCGCTCCGTTAATCCCAAGGCTGTAGTAAGTGTAAAATGGACCAATACCTGGTATGACCCCGCTAAAGAAAAAGAAGCCGCCAAAGCCCTCTTAGCTGAAGGCGCTGACGTTATAGCCCAGCACCAGGATACAGCAGGTCCCCAGCAGGCGGCTGAAGAAGCAGGCAAGTGGTCTATCGGTTACAACACAGATATGAAGGACAAAGCGCCTAAGGCTTATATGACTGCTCCCGTCTGGAACTGGGGGCCCTACTATGTGGCTCAGGTCAAAGCCATCATGGACGGCACCTGGAAGCCTACCAGCTACTGGGAAGGCATGAAAGATGGCATTGTTGACCTGGCACCCCTTACAGATAATGCGCCCAAAGGTGCTAAAGAAGCTGTTGAAAAGGCTAAGGCTGATATTCTCTCCGGCAAACTTCATGTATTTGCAGGTCCTATTAAGGATCAGAGCGGGGCTGTAAAAGTTCCTGCCGGAAAAACCATGACTGACCAGGAAATGCTCTCTTTCGACTGGTTTGTAGAAGGTGTTAAAGGTAAAGTAAAATAG